The nucleotide window atcaataatatatgatttctacttaatttcataacaaaattcgtggttaaatctaacttttatcaaaaccctaggttttgctctaatcccatgatttttccttaatctttgtgtgttaatctacctAAGGTTCAagtattaaaatagaaataagtaggatgacttacctcaagatgttAGGTGGAATCTCTCTCTTagaaagctcccaaatcgcccaaacaatggtggaaatgtgtcaaaaatgacaTATTTTCGTATTAAAAAAAGGTACTTCCTTCAgcgatttttgcacctgcggcaaGGGGATTGCATCTGCGGTCTTGCTTCTGCGAGAGGAATTGGGCCAGCATCTGCGAAATTGGGCCAGGCAGGctggggccgcttctgcggtcttggaGCCGCTCCTGCGTAGTTGCTTCTGCTGAgaaggagccgcatctgcggttcctgggcTCCTccccttagccgcttctgcgatgagttgaccgcacctgcggctaaccAATCGCAGGTACGGTTATGACAGATAGCTGAAGCTTCAGCTCCTTgccaatttttccaacttcactcgagccttgTCCGACTAATGCTCGGGGCCtccgggccccgcccgaacatactgacaagtttgaaatcataaaatggactcgctcgaacccttggaatgcccgaaacaacgccaaatctaagaatcactccctaaaaccaattgaatcaaacttatgaacttcaagttcttcaatttacttctaacgcgccgaaacgtacttatactactcggattgacaccaaatttttgcgtgcaagtcttaaatgttatattggacctgtaccgggctccggaaccaacataagggcccgataccaacatgatcaAGCATTATTTAATTTCATTAACTCAGAATTTTAGTTTAATAATTTCtaacaaaaattcattactcgggctagggactcggaattcgatttcgggcatacgcccaggttccatattttcctacggatcctccgggaccgtcaaaacacaagtccgggtccgtttactagaaatgttgaccaaagtcaaacttagccttttaagaaaatcttaggaATCAAGTGTGtctatttcaacccaaactcttctaaatcctgaaccaaccatccccgcatgtcgtaaattagttaaagcaagcgcgagaagtcttatttagggggatgaggattctaaaaagcaaaatgaacaatcgggtcgttacattctccacctcttaaacaaacgttcgtcctcgaacggacatagaaaagtacctgagctaggAATAAGATGGGGATATTTGCTCCttatgtcctcctcggactcccaggtcgcctcctcaactgattggcccctccactggacctttaccgtGGAAATCCTCTTAGATCTCAACTGGCGGTCCTGCCTATCAATAATggaaactggctcctcctcataacctagACTCTCATACaactgaatagtactgaagtctaataCACGGGACAAGTCGGCGTGATACTTCCGCAGCATCGAtacatggaaaactggatgaaaTCCCGACAAGCTGGGgggtaaagcaagctcgtaagcaacctccccaactcgtctcaacacctcaaattggccaataaaccttgggctcaacttgcccttcttcccgaatctcataacacccttcattggcgagactttcaagaggaccttctcgccaaccatgaatgatacatcacgcgccttctgatccgcgtaactcttctatctggactgagctgtgcgaagcctctcctgaatcaactttaccttttccaaggcatctttcaccaagtttgttagccaaggactgaatgtccaaggctagtggcctctcctctgctgaaatgaatgtcaaactacccatactctctgctttcctgcttaaggcatccgcgaccacatttgccttgcccagatgataaagaatggcgatgtcataatccttcagtaactcaaatcatctacgctgcctcaaattgagatccctctgcttgaacaaatgttgtaagctgcgatgatcagtgtaaacctcacatgacaccccatacagataatgcctccatatcttaagagcatgaacattCGCCGCCAACTCTAGATCAGGAACACGGTCGCACTcagaattatgcggtccgtagaagtCCCACAATGCCAAAGCTAAAGCTCAAGAAGTGCGGACCGCCTATAATTATACAACCTAGAAGCAAGAGTGCAGCCACGCTCATAAATATGCAGTCCGCAGAAGCTGAAGGAGTGCGACCgcaacccagaattgtgcggccgcagaactgaAACCTGTCAAGCCAAGTCTCAATGTGCGGACCGTACacattattgtgcggccgcacaacctccgcaggggcaattttgtcagatatttttagcttagtataaatagaactttttgtcatttttaggtcaagttttgctTTGGGGGGCACCTGAGCCGtttttatttactgtattgggTAACATTATACTAGTTTGGCATTTTaaaattagattttctttcccttaatcatctattatggattttatcttagtttcttctttaatttctgcattttccatgagtagctaaatctctaGCTAAGATTGTGAtacaaccctagtgtgagtacttAATGAGTGTTTtatttagggcttgtttgtgattgggctAGTGATATCTAGCCTAGTTTTTGCTTGAATTCaaaaattaatggttgcaaatattgattcatgcctaattgacttagtctctacttgagaaagagagactaagccTAGGAGAACTTCGCTaataagaaattggggtgaatttaagaaattgatagccccaattagagggttaaatctagagatagtgaGACCCAACTTGAGCAGTTATCATTTGTTTTGTACAATactcatttggacttgagaaatccaaattgggcaaaatcactccaactactgagaggtattgagtgggtaattgcgtgtgattgctatattacaaccctggccaatcaaacttgccctaaagtttacaacccgttaggtaatcacctaggtggaagtcacgaccctagatcttttataacttgaaaaacaacaacaccaaaaacattgtctcttagctttacaattacaaTCAATAGCttaaaagtagaagtagaaacaacaattgaaaatgtggaagtgtaatttgagGCACATCATACATTCATACTAGGTGTATACCTAACCCAAATTCTAACTCCCTATAGATTTGACCCTGACTTGCATTGcatttttattattgcttcgattGCCTCATaacctatatttgtggtgtgagtttgggaaaCATCAACGACCGATCAGATCATTACATCTTCTACCCTGCTCCATCAGCTACATCTCCTGCATCTCCTCATCCCTCTAATCCTGCTTGTCCTGATTCCAAAATATCTGTGAACAACTCTCCTGCTTCTCCTAATCTCCCTTCTTCTTTCTCTGAATCTGAATTCCCCCCTTTAAGGAGATCATCTAGACCTCACAATCCTCCTTTTTATCTGCAAATTTATGTCTACACCCTACCTACTCATAGATCTAGGTCTACAAATTCAACTGTTATGTCTACTTCTAGTGAGCATCATGCATTTGAGCCTACTATTTATTCACAGGCAGTAGCTATCCCTGAGTGGAAGAATGCTATGAGAAAAGAGTTTGAGGCATTGGAGACTAATGGTACTTGGGACATAGTTGAGTTACCCAAGGGCAAGAAGTCAATTGGCTGCAAATAGGTATATAAAATTGAGTACAAAGCTGTGGGAGCATAAAAAGGTATAAAGCTAGGCTTGTGGTAAGGGGTGATACATAGGTTGAAGGCATAGACTTTTATGAAACCTTTTCACTATAGTAAAAATGTCTATTGTTAAAACCTTAATTGCTGTAGCTGTTAAAACAAATTGGTCACTATTCCAACTAGATGTTAATAATGTTTTCTTGCATGGGGACTTAGATGAAGAAGTTTTTATGAAGCTTCCACCTGGTCTTTCAGTTTCTATTGTACCATCAATTTCTGCTTCCACTTTTTTGGTCTGTAAACTCAAAAAATCTTTGTATAGCTTGAGACAAGCTTCAAGGCAATGATATGCCAAGTTGTCTCAATCCTtgtcttctagaggctatgagcACTCCTCTAATGACTATTCACTTTTTACTAAGGGTTCTGGTGATGCTTTGGTAATGTTAGTGGTGTATGTTGATGACAACATCATCATTGGGACAGATCTGTGTGAGATTGCTGCTGTGAAAGCCTTCATCCATGGTCAATTTAAAATTAAGGATTTAGGCAACCTTAGCTACTTTTTGGGTATTGAAGTGTTGTATTCTGAGGGTGGGGTGTTTCTGCATCAAAAAAAGTTTGTGCATGATCTACTCAAAGAGTTTCACTCCTATGATTGTTTTTCAGTGGTATCCCCTCTTGAGATGCATGACAAGTTGCAGGATGATCATGGTGATCCCTTGCCCAATCTAGAGAATTATAGGTGCTTAGTGGATAAGCTCAATTTCTTAACCCACACCAGACCTGACATTTATTTTGTAGTGCAACACCTAAGTCAATTTATACAGTAGCCTTGCCTTCCTCACATGCAGGCTGCTTTACGTTTGCTCAGGTATCTCAAGGGTACATTTGATTTTGGGATCTTCTACAATAACTCTCCTGATCTTTCTCTCATTGTTTATTGTGATAGTGATTGGGGTTCTTGCCCGGATAACAGAAAGTCAATCAGTGGTTTTTGCATTTTATTAGGGGTTGTCTAGTAGGCTGGAAGTCAAAGAAGCAATCTGGGGTGTCCTTGTCATCTGCTGAAGCTGAATACATGTTTATGAGTAATGCCACTACTGAAATTACTTGGGTTTGCATGCTTCTCTCTGATTTTAgtgttatttcttcttcttcttatgttAGTCTGTTTTGTGATAATCAGGCAACCATCCACATTGCTAAGAATTCCGTCTTCCATGAGCGCACCAAGCACATTGAATTGGTGTTCGCACCAAGTTGAATGAAGGTCTGCTTTAGCTGCTTCACACTTCCAGTGCCACTCAGCTCGCTGATATGTTTACTAAGCCTTTGGGGGGAGCTATCCATCATCTACATCTTCGCAAGTTGGGGGTTATCTCACCCTCCAACTTGCAGGGGGGAGGGGGTGTTGAGATACAAGCAAATGCTGTTACTTAGCAAATGTTGTTACTTAGACACTTAggcttcttctcttcttttctcttctttctttactATTGGGCCCCGAAGCCCATCGTGTATTTATTTAGTTACACCATAGTCAGTTGGGATTATTATAAGTAGTGGGCCGACCCATTCTGTCAGGTAAGAAAGACTGGTAATTGTATAGACAGATATTTTTGCTTCTCAATTCATTCTAATGGAAAACCTAGAAGCTTCTTTTTCTCTCCATAGCTTCACAACAATCTTTGACAAAACCTCAACGATTTGTTCGTGAATCAAGTTTTAACAAATACGCcatatgtatttttctttctacCCAAATAACTCTGATCCATTAGATTTAATAGTGGGGATTAAAGAGGAGTGTGATCCATAGaacatttttttgaaatttaagaaGTCTCTTCTCTATTTTAGCATATGCTTTAATTTATTACCCTTTTGTGCTACTGAAGTCTTAAGCTCCCTAACTCTGCTAGGTAGTTAATTTTATGTCATCTTAAGCTCTTTAACTCAGCTGGGTAGTTGATTTTATGTCATTTTCACTGTAATATGGTATCATAAAGAGTTACCTATAAATTCTAATTTGAAAGGGTCTGAGAAATTTGACCCACGTTTGTGTTTGCGCAGAAAAAGATGCATGGAGTTAGCATAAATGACGTTGTCATGTTCTTTATGTGCATGATGGGGCTGATATGTCTGTCGGGCATAACCATGGTGGGAATTTAGAATTTTGAAGAGATGAAGAAGACGATGAGGGTGGGTGTGGGCCCCAATTGCCATTTGTTTGGTTGTAGAAGTTATGGGTAAAAATTAGGGTTGGTTTTAATTCGAGCCGGGTATTAAAATCGGGGGTGGGTGTAGTTGTTCTAACGATGCCATATGTCCCTCTATCTAAATTAGGGGAAAATCAGTATCAAATTATAACGGTAAGGATATAATTGAATGAATACTCAAATGGAGGATATTATTAAACTATTTCTAATAGTACAGGGATatatttggccaagctgcaaaaatcagcttattttgagaagttctttttctcaaaagtgcttttggtgagaagtaatttgtgtttgaataattaatttaaaaagtatttctgagcagcaattagtgtttgaccaagtttttcaaaattacttctaaatatatttttatcaCTCGGAGAAAAGCTacctttttctgcttctcctcaaaagtactTATTTGAAAATGTATTCTTCCTTTAGTTATTCCAACTTCCTAAAGTCACTAAACTCTAATAGCATGACAGGGAGCGTAACAAGTAACAAGGCCATGCCAAAATCCAAATTGTCTAGTAGgagtaaaaacaaaaagaaatgggTCACCATTCATCGTAACCATATCTCTTTTGATATTTGTGCCACAAATATACGAGTGATACTCATTAATCTCATCCCATACACTTATAATCTGTACAGTATCATCCACGTGGCACCAtcccattaactgcttatctccAATTCTTTAATTTCCCCCACTGCCCCTGTTTCCATGCACCAAAACAATTAGAGGCTGAAACTTTAGTCTCTTgcatattttcttcttcctcagtGACAGTGTAAAAGCTTAATTCACAATAATGGAGACTAGTGTCACGTGCTGCGCACGTGCAGATCTCCTCCCAAATGTTTCTTCTCAACAATATTCAACTACTGCACTAGCAGCTCCTAGGTCCATTTCCCCATCATTCAGCATCAgggtacatattatatatatttggttGTATTTTTTGAGTAAGTATATAGTATTAAAATTTAATAACAATGGCAGTATGATTTTGTTGCAGAGTCTGAAATCAAGCTCTTTATTTGGGGAATCATTGCACGTTGCCCCTAAATCATCACTCAATGTTTCTAAGACTAAAAGCTATTCCCTAATGACTAAATGTGAGATTGGTGATAGCCTGGTAAGTTTGTTCATTAGTCTAATTTTTTTAAGAAAGTGGAATCTCATAAAAATAAGTAATGAtttggtctatatatatatatatatttgtggcAGGAAgaatttcttacaaaatcaacatCAGATAAGGGGCTGATCAGTCTAATGTTATGTATGGGAGAAGCACTCAGAACAATTGCCTTTAAAGTCAGAACAGCTTCTTGTGGAGGAACAGCTTGTGTCAACTCTTTTGGAGATGGGCAGCTTGCTGTTGATATGCTTGCAAACAAGCTCCTTTTCGACGTATGCATGATCACTGCTTATATACTCCATCAATAAGTATATAgtaacttttaattttcatcacagtttgacaaaattaaaaattgtGTTTAGGCCTTGACTTATTCACACGTCTGCAAATATGCTTCTTCTGAGGAAGTCCCTGAGCTCCAAGACATGGGAGGCCCTGCTGAAGGTTTGTTTAAATTAATAGATAGATACTATTCCTTTAGCACTAAATACTTTTCATAAAGATATACTACAAAGCTGATGTGTCAAAATGAGAACAGGAGGATTTAGTGTTGCTTTTGATCCACTTGATGGATCAAGTATTGTGGACACAAACTTCACAGTTGGAACCATATTTGGTGTGTGGCCTGGAGATAAGCTAACAGGTATCACAGGAAGAGACCAAGTCGCTGCGGCCATGGGTATATTTGGACCTCGTACTACATATGTTCTTGCTCTTAAAGACGTTCCTGGCACCCACGAATTCCTCCTCCTTGATGAAGGTTTGAACATTAACATTTCGCGATATGCTCCTATTTCACTATGTTCAAAGTTTAATATAAAAGTAATTGCAGAAAGTATCTTAAATCCATCGATCCCTACTCTTGAAACAACGATAGAACAACATTGAGCAGACATGTTGACAGAATTTGGAATTTTGTAAACAAGATTTTCAAAGATAATGCAGCTAGAGACTATTCTTTAAACATGTATATTTAAATTCACAAATCCAAACTTAGTTGGTTTCCTCTTATCTCAAGATTCTAATCATGTTTCATTTGGTTGTCAGGGAAATGGCAACATGTCAAGGACACAACAGAAATTGGAGAAGGAAAAATGTTTTCCCCTGGAAATTTGAGAGCTACATTTGACAATGCTGATTATGCCAAGGTTTGACTATCAATATTCAGTTTTCTTTTCAACTAATTACATTTGTATGCCTACCTAGTATCTATTCCACTGACATCACTCATTGTTACGACGTTTAATTCTTTACAACAGCTGATTGATTACTATGTCAAAGAGAAATACACCTTGAGATACACCGGAGGAATGGTGCCTGATGTTAACCAGGTAATTTCATTAAGTACTCTTTCGAGCTCAAGTACCCTTTAAAGTAAATTCACACTTCTTCTTCTTGTCAAATGTGCAGATAATTGTGAAGGAGAAAGGAATTTTCACAAATGTGACATCTCCAACTGCCAAAGCCAAGCTAAGACTGCTATTTGAAGTTGCACCTTTAGGATTCTTGATAGAGAAAGCTGGAGGTTATAGCAGCGATGGGAAACAGTCAGTTCTAGACAAGGTGATAGGAACTCTTGATGAGAGAACTCAAGTAGCATACGGTTCCAAGAATGAGATTATCCGCTTTGAAGAAACACTCTGTGGATCTTCAAGGCTTAAGGCTGCCCAACCAGTTGGTGCTGCTGTGCTGCCTAATTGAGGGCTTGACCGCAGCCTCGACATTATTCTTTCTAGAAATATCTAAATTTCCATGTATAAAATTTCAAGGATGTTGTTCTATGAGGGATCAAGGTTAAGATGTCAAACTTGTGAAGAAAACGGGAGTCAAACAGTTTTCTTTTCCTATATTTTTCTTGGCGAGTCTTTGTTTCTGAAATATAATCTTGTACGGCAACTCTCTCAAATGCTGGAGGGCACAAAGAGAGATGATTTTATGGCTGTATCATTCAATTTAAGTTGAAGTATCATAAATTGGTTTATGTAGCTTCATCCCCTTACTAATCAAACTCAATTCTGTTTGTTAACTAATGCACAAATGAGACTTCGGATAGAGCTAGGATCACAGGTAGGAGTGGCAAATGGGCGGGTCAGGTCGGATATGCTTCCGGTCgaaaaaaacggataaattatccgacctgacccatatttaatatggataaaaaaACGGGTTAACGGGAgaataatatgggtaaccatattgtCCATGACTtgttgaatatgatcacttttgggagaattactGGTCTTCTAAACTTGAGGGACCCCCAaattgaggctttacaaatgtaaaagttaaacccattagttatccattttctaaatggataatatgcttcttatccatatttgaaccatttttaaaaagtttattatccaacccattttttagtggataatatggttggTTAACCGTTttattttaaccattttgccaccactaggCATGGATTTAACTAACTTTCCTGAAGAAGAATAAAGCTTCAGTCTAATCCAGCAAAATTAGCATTTGTTAATGAAAGGTATAGCAAGAGGACTCACCTAATGTTAAAAGTCATTTCACACAGAAGCACTAACTTGTGGCTCGCTATTTGACATCCTCCTGTTAAACTACTTTAAGTGCTGATAGTAGCTAAGAAACTTGGCCTTGAAGTTATCTGATTTTAATCTCAAACTCCTTGTAAACATAGTCCAAGCTCGAATGATTTCGTTCTTTCTTAGGATACCATAACAAGAAAAGTTTGGAACTATTAAGTAGCAGCAGTTCTTGGCAGTTTATTTGAAATCTTCTCCTTAAGGGAGACAATAGGTTGTTTAGCAAACCAGACCAAAGGCAGCTCTGGATCTACTAGTTTCCAGAAAGGAATGAGCTTCGGGAAGCGACTGATTGAAGAAACAGATGGAGATGGTACAACACCCTTTGGTTTTCTTTGCCCCAACATGATTAGTATAGTGTAATAGATATTTGCAAATGACTTGAGGTGTCTTTAATTCCAAATATTTAACTGTGCGAGAAAGAAAAACTATATAGTTTGAATTTCTTTTCAGTAAGGAATATCAGGTTCTgtctttctttaattcttttaaaTAGCAGTCTCTTATTAATTTCTCTGTTGAGTTTGTTGTTATTCTATTTCTTGTTTCTATATACGTACTTAATAGTTAAAGTTCATATGTTAACTGTTCTAATTTTCTACAGAAGGACGAGAAATGGCGTGGATCAGTTGGAGGATTAGTAGAGGCTCCAATTGACCAAGTGTGGAACTTAGTATCACAAAGTAGTAGACTGTCCGAATGGATGCCAATGGTGGAAAGATGCACTGATTTAGCTGGAGAAGAAGGAATTCCAGGCTACGTTCGGCTAGTTTCTGGTTTCATGTTCCCTCAAAAGGATGGAGACAGGTCCTGGATTAAGGAAAAACTAATTTCTATGGACATTTCATCACATAGTTATGTTTACAAAATGGAAGCAAGCAATGTAGGTCTTGATGGATCAACAAATTCACTAAAACTCTTTGATTATGAAGATAATACAACTCTTGTCAACTGGACATTTGAAATAAATCCACTGGAAGGTGCATCAGAGGACACAATTATGGATTACTTGGGATTTCTTTATAAATCTTGTATTAATAGAATCAAGTATGCTATTTGTGCCTCCTTTCAGAAGTGACTGTACTGGAGAATAGATTGAACATATATTTTTGCTGCGTGCTTTAACAGATGCCAAAATAAATGAAAAGTCAATTTAGAAGTTATTCAGTTTTTTATTTTGAGCCTAAAATAATCTAATCTGCCTCTAGGCTATAATTATTCTATGATTTAAGTTTACTATTAACCAGTTCCAGCTGGTTCCCTATGCCTGGACAACTCCAATCTGAAAAGATTCAAATGCCTTTCGTTCACCGAATtcattttacttttgaaattacgGTTCAGAATTTAATAATCGTtaaaatttttgtgttttttcatATCTATATTTATCGTGTAGAAAAGACCAAGAtagagagttgttgtagcttgtCTACCAATTTTATTCTGTTTCATTAAAAATGATAATGAGGAAAACAAAAGTTGATTTTGAGGGGGGGAGGGAGCAAGGGATGAGCTGTTACTGTATTACACGTCTAATTTTCCAGCAAATCCTCATTTAGAGCATTTAAACCGCAAATGTTGAAGGATTTTCCTAATCAATGAAAACTATTTCTCAACTAATAGACTGCTTCATCATTAACAATCTTCTAGATGAAATTAGTATTTACATACCATTGTGTAGTTTCATTTCACCATCTTCTATGCAGTATAACTACTTCATATTATGCATTATGGCCCTCGCCAGAGACGAatctaaaatttaaatttgatCGGTTCAACTTTTAAGGTTCTTAAACTGAATTTGTACTTCTGAAATTATGGGTTTAGGGTTTAATATTTATTGAAAATTTAGTAGTTTTTCACGTGATAGTGTCAAAAATACTAGCTTCAGTTGAGGCTATTGTACTAATATATAAAGAATAGAAGGGTTGTGATCTTGTCTAGTGTTTAAGATGAAATACAAACTAGAGTTGCTTTCCTTAATCGTTCTCCAAGTAACTATCCACATTCAATTCAAAACATAGTTTCAAGATTGCTTCTGTTTAAATGCAAAATGACTGAAACAGTTGAGCAATCAACCACGAATATATGTGCTGGAATACGTACTCTGTGATGGTATGATTTCAAACAAGAATTAGTGATTTCAAAGGAGCCTGGATTCATAGATCAAAAGACTACTTTATGTAATATGCAAGAAAACTTTTGTGCATACCTGGACTTGTTCACTCACCTAACCGGGTAAAACGACGTAGCatctgttgcggaagccaaatgtatatagtgtaaataagtcacaattactataccaaaaattatgacagccaccaaataataaataagacaataaagcaacaataaagggaacaccagaatttacgaggttcggctaattttgcttactcctcggacacaaccaatattttatttcactccaaaaatacaagtgaaataatactaaagagagaagatacaaatgccttaaacagatgagaaggcaaatgagaggtgtgtttaaatcctaaacattaagccttcttttataggggaaaatcccCCAACTATTgctaacccaccgatgtgggaagctgaaatatttgacatttcagcaaatctccaccttggcaaaaattccacgtcttcaattttctctctataacaaattttggttgtgtcttcatcttcaatcttcagtgttcaacaatgttgatcaaatccaaacaatgttgaaacttgaccgcagtcaccacctttgtcagcatatcagcaggattctccgtagtatgaattttcttcaccgtgactccaccttcttctatgatttctcgtacgaaatgataccgaacatcaatgtgcttcgtccttgcatgataaacttggttcttcgctaattgaatagcactttgactatcacaaaaaattgtgatacctttttgttcaacaccaagctcctttagcaatccttgaagccaaattgcctctttcacagcctctgtaatagccatgtactctgcctctgttgtagacaaagcagcTGTTGACtacaaagtagacttccaactaactggtgcctttgcaaaagtaaacacataaccagtagttgatcttcgtttgtccatatcacccgcaaaatctgagtcacaatatccaactacaaactgattgtcttcctgctcaaaaactaacccgacatctacagtattatgaatataccgtagaatccacttcacagcttgtcaatgctccttccctggattgtgcatatatctgctaataactccaacagcttgtgaaatgtcaggccttgtgcaaaccattgcatacatcaagctaccaacagcatttgcgtatggtacctttgacatatactctcgttcagcttcatccattggcgacatagtagtacttagcttaaaatggggagcaagtggagtactaactggcttagtcttgtcatctacgccaaaacgttgtagtactctcttcaaatattctttctgagataaacagagtttctttgaacgtctatctctaattatctccatgccaagaattttctttgcctcaccgagatccttcatctcgaactctttcttcagttgaatcttcaacttatcaatttcttccgaat belongs to Nicotiana tabacum cultivar K326 chromosome 6, ASM71507v2, whole genome shotgun sequence and includes:
- the LOC107816146 gene encoding sedoheptulose-1,7-bisphosphatase, chloroplastic, with the translated sequence METSVTCCARADLLPNVSSQQYSTTALAAPRSISPSFSIRSLKSSSLFGESLHVAPKSSLNVSKTKSYSLMTKCEIGDSLEEFLTKSTSDKGLISLMLCMGEALRTIAFKVRTASCGGTACVNSFGDGQLAVDMLANKLLFDALTYSHVCKYASSEEVPELQDMGGPAEGGFSVAFDPLDGSSIVDTNFTVGTIFGVWPGDKLTGITGRDQVAAAMGIFGPRTTYVLALKDVPGTHEFLLLDEGKWQHVKDTTEIGEGKMFSPGNLRATFDNADYAKLIDYYVKEKYTLRYTGGMVPDVNQIIVKEKGIFTNVTSPTAKAKLRLLFEVAPLGFLIEKAGGYSSDGKQSVLDKVIGTLDERTQVAYGSKNEIIRFEETLCGSSRLKAAQPVGAAVLPN
- the LOC107816145 gene encoding lachrymatory-factor synthase-like isoform X2, producing the protein MEMDEKWRGSVGGLVEAPIDQVWNLVSQSSRLSEWMPMVERCTDLAGEEGIPGYVRLVSGFMFPQKDGDRSWIKEKLISMDISSHSYVYKMEASNVGLDGSTNSLKLFDYEDNTTLVNWTFEINPLEGASEDTIMDYLGFLYKSCINRIKYAICASFQK
- the LOC107816145 gene encoding lachrymatory-factor synthase-like isoform X1, whose translation is MEMKDEKWRGSVGGLVEAPIDQVWNLVSQSSRLSEWMPMVERCTDLAGEEGIPGYVRLVSGFMFPQKDGDRSWIKEKLISMDISSHSYVYKMEASNVGLDGSTNSLKLFDYEDNTTLVNWTFEINPLEGASEDTIMDYLGFLYKSCINRIKYAICASFQK